In Streptomyces sclerotialus, one genomic interval encodes:
- a CDS encoding S9 family peptidase, translating to MTGQLSFPRQHARTQRFGLGVPRGFSVSPDGTRVVFLRSRSGTDRANLLWVHDLDAGREYPAADPADLLGGADEELSPQEKARRERTREGSAGVVGYATDAAVELAAFPLSGRLFVSELRAGTCRELPVPGPVVDPRPSPDGRYVAYVAEGALRVVPVDGDGTADGDGTADGDGSAGSDGSAGGDRALAAPDGAHVTWGLAEFIAAEEMSRYRGFWWSPESDRLLAARVDDSPVRRWWIADPAHPDKAPAEVAYPAAGTPNAEVTLALLDLAGERTDVVWDRERYPYLARVHWSSAGPPLLLVQSRDQRSQRYLAVDTETGATRLVHADEDPVWVEPYPGVPAWTPDRRLVRIADEGGARKLFVGDRPLTSAPLHVRGVLDIGEEDVLFSASAEDLHDVGVYRAWYRGSGDQGGWERVTERPYASYSSAVRVGETAVVSHMCAERPGVRVEVLRLAADGKETRLAEIASYAETPVLTARPRFTTAGERDIPCAVLLPTGYQEGDGPLPVLMDPYGGPHAQRVLAAHNVFLTSQWFADQGFAVVVADGRGTPGRSPAWEKAVSRRIAEVTLEDQVDALHALAEQFPLDLDRVAIRGWSFGGFLAGLAVLRRPDVFHAAVVGAPVTDQRLYDTHYTERYLGHPDEDPDSYVRNSLVTDAGLSGAAEQHRPMMIVHGLADDNVVVAHSLRFSSALLAAGRPHEVLPLSGVTHMTPQEQVAENLLLLQVAFLKRSLGLS from the coding sequence ATGACCGGACAGCTCTCATTTCCCCGGCAGCACGCGCGCACCCAGCGGTTCGGCCTGGGCGTGCCGCGCGGCTTCAGCGTCTCGCCGGATGGTACGCGTGTCGTGTTCCTCCGCTCCCGATCCGGTACCGATCGGGCGAACCTCCTGTGGGTCCACGACCTTGACGCCGGGCGCGAGTACCCCGCCGCCGACCCGGCGGACCTGCTGGGCGGCGCCGACGAGGAACTGTCCCCGCAGGAGAAGGCGCGCCGCGAACGGACCCGGGAGGGCTCGGCCGGCGTGGTCGGCTACGCCACCGACGCCGCCGTGGAGCTCGCCGCCTTCCCCCTCTCCGGACGGCTGTTCGTCTCCGAACTGCGGGCCGGCACCTGCCGGGAACTGCCCGTGCCGGGGCCGGTGGTGGATCCCCGCCCGTCCCCCGACGGCCGGTACGTCGCGTATGTCGCGGAGGGCGCACTGCGCGTCGTGCCCGTGGACGGTGACGGCACGGCGGACGGTGACGGCACGGCGGACGGTGACGGCTCGGCGGGCAGCGACGGCTCGGCGGGCGGCGACCGGGCGCTGGCGGCCCCGGACGGCGCGCACGTCACCTGGGGCCTCGCGGAGTTCATCGCGGCCGAGGAGATGAGCCGGTACCGCGGCTTCTGGTGGTCGCCGGAGAGCGACCGGCTGCTGGCCGCGCGGGTCGACGACTCCCCCGTACGCCGCTGGTGGATCGCCGACCCCGCGCATCCGGACAAGGCGCCCGCCGAGGTGGCCTACCCGGCGGCCGGCACCCCCAACGCCGAGGTGACCCTGGCGCTGCTGGACCTGGCCGGGGAGCGCACGGACGTCGTCTGGGACCGCGAGCGGTACCCCTATCTGGCCCGGGTGCACTGGTCCTCGGCCGGCCCGCCGCTCCTCCTGGTGCAGTCCCGTGACCAGCGGTCGCAGCGCTATCTGGCGGTCGACACCGAGACCGGCGCCACCCGCCTGGTGCACGCCGACGAGGACCCCGTGTGGGTCGAGCCGTACCCGGGCGTGCCGGCCTGGACGCCGGACCGGCGGCTGGTGCGGATCGCCGACGAGGGCGGCGCGCGCAAGCTCTTCGTCGGGGACCGGCCCCTGACCTCCGCGCCGCTGCACGTGCGCGGAGTGCTCGACATCGGCGAGGAGGACGTGCTGTTCTCCGCCAGTGCCGAGGATCTGCACGATGTCGGCGTTTACCGGGCCTGGTACCGCGGCAGCGGCGACCAGGGCGGCTGGGAGCGGGTGACGGAACGTCCGTACGCCTCGTACTCCTCGGCGGTGCGCGTGGGCGAGACCGCGGTCGTGTCGCACATGTGCGCGGAGCGGCCGGGCGTGCGGGTGGAGGTGCTGCGGCTGGCCGCCGACGGCAAGGAGACCCGGCTCGCGGAGATCGCCTCGTACGCGGAGACGCCGGTGCTCACGGCCCGGCCGCGGTTCACGACGGCGGGCGAGCGGGACATCCCGTGCGCGGTGCTGCTGCCGACCGGTTACCAGGAGGGGGACGGGCCGCTGCCGGTCCTGATGGACCCGTACGGCGGGCCGCACGCCCAGCGGGTGCTCGCGGCGCACAACGTCTTCCTCACCTCGCAGTGGTTCGCCGACCAGGGCTTCGCCGTGGTGGTCGCGGACGGCCGGGGCACCCCGGGCCGCTCCCCCGCCTGGGAGAAGGCGGTCTCCCGGCGGATCGCCGAGGTGACGCTGGAGGACCAGGTCGACGCGTTGCACGCGCTCGCGGAGCAGTTCCCGCTGGACCTGGACCGGGTGGCCATCCGGGGCTGGTCCTTCGGCGGCTTCCTGGCCGGGCTGGCCGTGCTGCGCCGCCCCGACGTCTTCCACGCGGCGGTGGTGGGCGCGCCCGTCACCGACCAGCGGCTGTACGACACGCACTACACCGAGCGGTACTTGGGCCACCCGGACGAGGACCCGGACTCGTACGTGCGGAATTCCCTGGTCACCGACGCGGGCCTGTCGGGCGCCGCCGAGCAGCACCGGCCGATGATGATCGTGCACGGACTGGCCGACGACAACGTGGTGGTGGCGCATTCCCTGCGGTTCTCCTCGGCACTGCTGGCCGCGGGCCGCCCGCACGAAGTCCTTCCGCTCTCCGGCGTGACCCATATGACGCCGCAGGAACAGGTGGCCGAAAACCTGCTTCTCCTGCAAGTCGCATTCCTCAAGCGCAGCCTGGGCCTCTCCTAG
- the mshB gene encoding N-acetyl-1-D-myo-inositol-2-amino-2-deoxy-alpha-D-glucopyranoside deacetylase: MSDLPARRLLLVHAHPDDESINNGATMARYAAEGALVTLVTCTLGEEGEVIPADLAHLAADKDDALGPYRSGELAAAMAELGVTDHRQLGAPGRYRDSGMMGAPQNDRPDAFWQADLDTAAGDLVEVVREVRPQVLVTYDPDGGYGHPDHIQAHRVAMRAADLAADPAFRPELGEPHAIEKIYWNCNPRSVVEEGFERLRAAGLSFPGVAAVDDVPGVVPDDEVTASIPATPEYSAAKAAAMRAHVTQISVDGPFFALSNDLGQPLISGEHYRLVRGTPGAPEGEREDDLFAGVRTQDGPETAAERPEAGR; encoded by the coding sequence ATGTCCGACCTTCCCGCCCGCCGTCTGCTGCTGGTGCACGCGCACCCGGACGACGAGTCGATCAACAACGGCGCCACCATGGCCAGATATGCGGCCGAGGGTGCCCTCGTCACGCTGGTGACCTGCACTTTGGGCGAGGAAGGCGAGGTCATCCCCGCGGACCTCGCCCACCTGGCCGCCGACAAGGACGACGCGCTCGGCCCGTACCGCAGCGGCGAACTGGCCGCGGCCATGGCCGAGCTGGGCGTCACCGACCACCGCCAGCTGGGCGCCCCGGGCCGCTACCGCGACTCCGGGATGATGGGCGCGCCGCAGAACGACCGCCCGGACGCCTTCTGGCAGGCCGACCTGGACACCGCCGCCGGCGATCTGGTCGAGGTGGTCCGCGAGGTGCGCCCGCAGGTCCTGGTCACCTACGACCCGGACGGCGGGTACGGCCACCCCGACCACATCCAGGCCCACCGCGTCGCCATGCGCGCGGCCGACCTGGCCGCCGACCCCGCCTTCCGGCCGGAGCTGGGCGAGCCGCACGCGATCGAGAAGATCTACTGGAACTGCAACCCGCGTTCCGTGGTCGAGGAGGGCTTCGAGCGGCTGCGCGCCGCCGGGCTGTCCTTCCCCGGCGTGGCAGCCGTGGACGACGTGCCGGGCGTGGTGCCGGACGACGAGGTCACCGCCTCGATCCCGGCCACGCCGGAGTACAGCGCGGCCAAGGCCGCCGCGATGCGTGCACACGTCACCCAGATCTCGGTCGACGGCCCGTTCTTCGCGCTCTCCAACGACCTCGGGCAGCCGCTGATCAGCGGTGAGCACTACCGCCTGGTGCGCGGCACGCCCGGCGCGCCTGAGGGCGAGCGGGAGGACGATCTGTTCGCGGGCGTACGGACACAGGACGGGCCGGAGACGGCGGCGGAGCGGCCGGAGGCAGGGCGATGA
- a CDS encoding DUF6113 family protein, whose translation MSGKGGADERSRASGGGAKAAAAAGPPQQPESAPRGALKAGLYVLLFVLGVLTAVAGALVQGAWFPGGLLLGLAGAAALFTGGARAAVSVVGALVPAAGWLLAVIGLSMTRAEGDFVFGGGLGASLYPLGGVAVAVICTTVAMGRSATMGAARRGM comes from the coding sequence ATGAGCGGCAAGGGCGGCGCGGACGAGCGCAGCAGGGCGTCCGGCGGCGGCGCGAAGGCCGCGGCGGCCGCCGGGCCGCCGCAGCAGCCGGAGTCCGCACCCCGCGGTGCGCTGAAGGCCGGGCTGTACGTCCTGCTGTTCGTGCTGGGCGTGCTGACCGCGGTGGCCGGGGCGCTGGTGCAGGGGGCGTGGTTCCCCGGCGGCCTGCTGCTCGGGCTGGCGGGCGCCGCGGCGCTGTTCACCGGCGGCGCGCGGGCGGCCGTCTCCGTCGTCGGTGCGCTGGTGCCGGCCGCGGGCTGGCTGCTGGCGGTGATCGGCCTCAGCATGACGCGCGCCGAAGGGGACTTCGTCTTCGGCGGCGGGCTGGGGGCCTCCCTCTATCCGCTGGGCGGTGTCGCCGTCGCTGTGATCTGCACCACGGTGGCGATGGGCCGCTCGGCGACCATGGGTGCGGCCCGTCGTGGCATGTGA
- a CDS encoding PP2C family protein-serine/threonine phosphatase, with protein sequence MPFTRLQDSGRRRALLLSAVVVLIAVADVITGPDVRLISFAGVAPMFAALRCSARWTAVVTASFVVAGAVVYSVNFSDWTVSGSLVGLFGTLVVAAFALLLCHNRRRRDDAFDRTRLVADEVQRAMLHELPLRAGPYAVAGFYVSALEGARVGGDIYEAVETPYGVRLVIGDVQGKGMPAIGAGHEALASFREAAHYEATLEGVAARMEASLERHNARAVAQGGTERFVTALLIEIGPDGHGRSLSCGHIPYYVVRGDRVTERNEAQWLPLGLGELTGERRRAFDAWPLDGDWAVLCTDGVTEARRRDGTFYPLGERLAGWTGLAPAELAAALRADLTDFTGGELKDDATALIVRRGPDSAPLRPATELPAGSHAGDRAPADPGVSPGRPRPVS encoded by the coding sequence ATGCCTTTCACGCGACTGCAGGACTCCGGCCGCCGGCGAGCGCTGCTGCTGAGCGCCGTGGTCGTGCTGATCGCGGTGGCCGATGTGATCACCGGCCCCGACGTGCGCCTCATCTCCTTCGCCGGGGTCGCGCCCATGTTCGCGGCGCTGCGCTGCTCGGCGCGCTGGACCGCCGTGGTGACGGCCTCCTTCGTCGTCGCCGGCGCGGTCGTCTACTCCGTGAACTTCTCCGACTGGACGGTGTCCGGCTCACTCGTGGGGCTCTTCGGCACGCTGGTGGTCGCCGCCTTCGCCCTGCTGCTGTGCCACAACCGGCGGCGGCGCGACGACGCGTTCGACCGCACCCGGCTGGTCGCCGACGAGGTCCAGCGGGCCATGCTGCACGAGCTGCCGCTGCGCGCCGGTCCGTACGCCGTGGCCGGCTTCTACGTCTCGGCGCTCGAAGGCGCCCGCGTCGGCGGCGACATCTACGAAGCGGTCGAGACGCCGTACGGCGTCCGCCTGGTGATCGGCGACGTCCAGGGCAAGGGCATGCCCGCGATCGGCGCCGGACACGAGGCGCTGGCGTCCTTCCGGGAGGCCGCGCACTACGAAGCGACGCTGGAGGGCGTCGCGGCGCGCATGGAGGCCTCCCTCGAGCGCCACAACGCGCGGGCCGTCGCACAGGGCGGCACGGAGCGCTTCGTGACCGCGCTGCTCATCGAGATCGGCCCCGACGGCCACGGCCGCTCGCTGTCCTGCGGCCACATCCCGTACTACGTCGTCCGCGGCGACCGCGTCACCGAGCGGAACGAGGCGCAGTGGCTGCCGCTGGGCCTGGGCGAGCTGACCGGCGAGCGGCGCCGCGCCTTCGACGCGTGGCCGCTGGACGGGGACTGGGCCGTGCTCTGCACCGACGGCGTGACCGAGGCCCGGCGCCGGGACGGCACGTTCTACCCGCTGGGCGAGCGGCTGGCGGGCTGGACCGGGCTGGCACCGGCCGAGCTGGCCGCGGCCCTCCGCGCCGACCTGACGGACTTCACCGGCGGCGAGCTGAAGGACGACGCGACCGCACTGATCGTCCGGCGCGGTCCGGACAGCGCCCCGCTGCGGCCCGCGACGGAGCTGCCGGCGGGGAGCCACGCCGGGGACCGCGCGCCGGCGGACCCGGGCGTCTCCCCGGGCCGGCCCCGCCCCGTCAGTTGA
- a CDS encoding transglutaminase-like domain-containing protein produces the protein MHPDPDSGRAARRRQFAEAAREERPDLTLLCLLLAAEADPELDEHGIDAAQVELDRLAGLLPFRPAPAHGAAGTDSGARAWARSVAGLLGTRCGFHGLPADYQRLESSLLHEVLRRRRGLPILLSVVWTEVARRAGAPVYGVALPGHYVVGFGDPYGAHVLVDPFDGGRILTDEDARVLVAGATGEPLTPQMLAPADPLETVLRILNNIRAWATARPERSDVRLWAVELSLLLPSHPARLRHEHAKVLVERGDFLRGAAELEEYATVLAAVDPGAAETVRQQAAAARAMLN, from the coding sequence ATGCACCCCGACCCCGATTCCGGCCGCGCCGCCCGGCGGCGGCAGTTCGCCGAGGCCGCCCGCGAGGAACGCCCCGACCTCACGCTGCTGTGCCTGCTGCTGGCCGCCGAGGCCGACCCGGAGCTGGACGAGCACGGCATCGACGCCGCCCAGGTCGAGCTGGACCGGCTGGCCGGCCTGCTGCCGTTCCGCCCGGCGCCCGCCCACGGCGCCGCCGGTACGGACAGCGGCGCGCGTGCCTGGGCCCGCAGCGTCGCCGGGCTGCTCGGCACCCGCTGCGGCTTCCACGGACTGCCCGCCGACTACCAGCGGCTGGAGTCCTCGCTGCTGCACGAGGTGCTGCGGCGCCGCCGCGGGCTGCCGATCCTGCTGTCGGTGGTGTGGACGGAGGTCGCGCGGCGGGCCGGTGCCCCGGTGTACGGCGTGGCGCTGCCGGGGCACTACGTCGTCGGGTTCGGCGACCCGTACGGTGCGCACGTCCTGGTGGACCCGTTCGACGGCGGGCGCATCCTGACCGACGAGGACGCCCGGGTGCTGGTCGCGGGGGCTACCGGGGAGCCGCTGACGCCGCAGATGCTGGCGCCCGCCGACCCGCTGGAGACGGTCCTGCGCATCCTGAACAACATCCGGGCCTGGGCGACGGCCCGGCCCGAGCGCAGCGACGTACGGCTGTGGGCGGTGGAGCTGTCGCTGCTGCTGCCCAGCCATCCGGCGCGGCTGCGCCACGAGCACGCCAAGGTGCTGGTGGAGCGAGGCGACTTCCTGCGTGGTGCCGCGGAGCTGGAGGAGTACGCGACGGTGCTGGCGGCCGTGGACCCGGGGGCCGCCGAAACGGTCCGCCAGCAGGCCGCGGCGGCCCGCGCGATGCTCAACTGA
- a CDS encoding GNAT family N-acetyltransferase, which translates to MEFTTGGRLEVAITPADVGKRVSVRRLTGPGESTERFTDTVGVLTSWDDGVLSITRRTGEEVRIMASSLVAGKVIPAAPARRRGPATSARELTEVAARGWPAVETERLGEWTLRAAAGFTRRANSALPLGDPGVPLDAALERVRAWYAARGLPPYVVVSTGAAGSDELLAAELERRGWTAEAHTAVRVGALAPLADTGADTGRVRLSRDPDGGWTSVYNRSADAPPEAVKVLAGGPSVWFATVPGEAGPAAIGRMVVDGRWAGFAALEVAPDHRRQGLATLVMAALAERALEEGASAAYLQVEADNEGAGALYDGLGFTDHHHYHYRRAPQGGTR; encoded by the coding sequence GTGGAATTCACCACGGGCGGACGACTGGAGGTCGCCATCACCCCTGCTGACGTGGGGAAAAGGGTATCGGTCCGCAGGCTGACCGGGCCGGGCGAGTCCACGGAGCGATTCACTGACACGGTCGGTGTTCTCACATCGTGGGACGATGGTGTGCTGAGCATCACACGACGGACCGGTGAGGAGGTGCGGATCATGGCGAGCTCGCTGGTCGCGGGCAAGGTGATCCCGGCCGCACCGGCCCGCCGCAGAGGTCCCGCGACGAGCGCCAGGGAGCTGACGGAGGTGGCCGCGCGCGGCTGGCCGGCCGTCGAGACGGAGCGGCTCGGGGAGTGGACGCTCCGCGCGGCCGCCGGATTCACCCGGCGGGCCAACTCGGCGTTGCCGCTCGGCGACCCCGGCGTTCCCCTGGACGCCGCCCTGGAGCGCGTCCGCGCCTGGTACGCGGCGCGCGGCCTGCCCCCGTACGTCGTCGTGTCCACCGGCGCGGCCGGCAGCGACGAGCTGCTCGCCGCCGAGCTGGAGCGGCGCGGCTGGACGGCCGAGGCGCACACGGCCGTCCGTGTGGGAGCGCTGGCCCCGCTGGCCGACACCGGCGCGGACACCGGCCGGGTGCGACTGTCCCGGGACCCGGACGGCGGCTGGACCTCGGTCTACAACCGGAGCGCGGACGCCCCGCCCGAGGCGGTCAAGGTGCTGGCCGGCGGGCCCTCGGTGTGGTTCGCGACGGTGCCGGGCGAGGCGGGGCCCGCCGCCATCGGACGGATGGTGGTCGACGGCCGCTGGGCGGGCTTCGCGGCCCTGGAGGTCGCCCCGGACCACCGCCGCCAGGGGCTGGCCACGCTGGTGATGGCCGCGCTCGCCGAGCGGGCCCTGGAGGAGGGCGCCTCGGCGGCGTACCTCCAGGTCGAGGCGGACAACGAGGGGGCCGGGGCGCTGTACGACGGCCTCGGGTTCACCGATCACCACCACTACCACTACCGGCGCGCTCCCCAGGGCGGCACCCGCTGA
- the fdxA gene encoding ferredoxin, with translation MTYVIAQPCVDVKDKACIEECPVDCIYEGSRSLYIHPDECVDCGACEPVCPVEAIFYEDDTPEEWKDYYKANVEFFDELGSPGGASKLGLIEKDHPFIAALPPQNQ, from the coding sequence GTGACCTACGTCATCGCGCAGCCTTGTGTCGACGTCAAGGACAAGGCGTGCATCGAGGAGTGCCCGGTCGACTGCATCTACGAGGGCTCCCGGTCCTTGTACATCCACCCGGACGAATGTGTCGACTGTGGCGCCTGTGAGCCGGTCTGCCCGGTCGAGGCCATCTTCTACGAGGATGACACCCCTGAGGAGTGGAAGGACTACTACAAGGCGAACGTCGAGTTCTTCGACGAGCTCGGTTCGCCCGGTGGTGCGTCGAAGCTGGGCCTGATCGAGAAGGACCACCCCTTCATCGCCGCCCTGCCGCCGCAGAACCAGTAA
- the dapC gene encoding succinyldiaminopimelate transaminase encodes MGAVSARLPVFPWDRLEPYKATAAAHADGIVDLSVGTPVDPVPPLIQKALADASDSPGYPTVWGTPALRDALTGWAGRRLGATGLTHAHVLPVVGSKELVAWLPTQLGLGAGDKVAYPRLAYPTYEVGARLAGAEPVVYDTPWELDPAGLKLLWLNSPSNPTGRVLSAEDLRRTVAWAREHGILVFSDECYLELGWEADPASVLHPEVNGGSYDGIVAVHSLSKRSNLAGYRAAFIAGDAAVLGELLQIRKHGGMMIPAPVQAATIAALGDDAHVAEQRERYARRRAALRTAFEAAGFRIEHSEASLYLWATRDEPCWDTVGDLSKRGILVAPGDFYGPAGERFVRVAFTATDERVAAAVSRLAD; translated from the coding sequence GTGGGCGCAGTATCCGCACGCCTCCCCGTTTTCCCCTGGGACCGGCTGGAGCCCTACAAGGCGACGGCCGCCGCGCACGCCGACGGCATCGTGGACCTGTCCGTGGGGACCCCGGTCGACCCGGTGCCGCCGCTGATCCAGAAGGCGCTCGCCGACGCGTCGGACAGCCCGGGCTATCCGACCGTGTGGGGCACGCCGGCGCTGCGCGACGCGCTCACCGGCTGGGCGGGCCGCCGGCTCGGCGCCACGGGGCTCACACACGCGCACGTGCTGCCGGTCGTCGGCTCCAAGGAGCTGGTGGCCTGGCTGCCGACCCAGCTCGGCCTCGGCGCGGGCGACAAGGTCGCCTACCCGCGCCTGGCGTACCCGACGTACGAGGTCGGCGCGCGGCTGGCGGGTGCCGAACCGGTCGTGTACGACACCCCGTGGGAGCTGGACCCGGCGGGCCTGAAGCTGCTCTGGCTGAACTCCCCCTCCAACCCCACCGGGCGGGTGCTGAGCGCCGAGGACCTGCGCCGCACGGTCGCCTGGGCCCGTGAGCACGGCATCCTGGTGTTCAGCGACGAGTGCTACCTGGAGCTGGGCTGGGAGGCCGACCCGGCCTCCGTGCTGCACCCGGAGGTCAACGGCGGTTCGTACGACGGCATCGTCGCCGTCCACTCGCTGTCCAAGCGCTCCAACCTCGCGGGCTACCGCGCGGCCTTCATCGCGGGCGACGCCGCGGTGCTCGGCGAGCTCCTGCAGATCCGCAAGCACGGCGGCATGATGATCCCCGCGCCGGTCCAGGCCGCCACCATCGCGGCGCTGGGCGACGACGCGCACGTCGCCGAGCAGCGGGAGCGCTACGCGCGCCGCCGCGCCGCGCTGCGCACCGCCTTCGAGGCGGCGGGCTTCCGTATCGAGCACAGCGAGGCGTCGCTGTACCTCTGGGCGACCCGCGACGAGCCCTGCTGGGACACCGTGGGCGACCTCTCCAAGCGCGGCATCCTCGTCGCGCCGGGCGACTTCTACGGCCCGGCGGGGGAGCGGTTCGTACGGGTCGCCTTCACGGCCACCGACGAGCGCGTGGCCGCGGCGGTCAGCCGGCTCGCCGACTGA
- the dapE gene encoding succinyl-diaminopimelate desuccinylase: MDSPAQTPVLDLSLDAAQLTAALVDVPSVSRDEKALADAVETALRALPHLTVDRDGDTLVARTHLGRAERVVLAGHLDTVPIADNVPSRLDENGVLWGCGTSDMKSGVAVQLRIAATVPAPNRDLTFVFYEAEEIAAEYNGLKRIAEQHPDWLAGDFAVLLEPSGNQVEGGCQGTLRVVLRTAGERAHSARSWMGSNAIHAAAPILERLAAYEPRRAVIDGLEYREGLNAVRIEGGVAGNVIPDECTVTVNFRYAPDRSGDEALAHVREVFAGCDIVEWTVDDHSTAALPGLSHPAAKAFIEAVGGTPMPKFGWTDVSRFSALGVPAVNYGPGDALLAHKRDEHVVAADVIRCEERLRAWLEA; encoded by the coding sequence ATGGACAGCCCCGCGCAGACTCCCGTACTCGACCTGTCGCTCGACGCCGCACAGCTCACCGCGGCGCTGGTGGACGTCCCGTCCGTCAGCCGGGACGAGAAAGCCCTCGCGGACGCCGTCGAGACCGCCCTGCGCGCGCTGCCGCACCTGACCGTGGACCGCGACGGCGACACCCTCGTCGCGCGCACGCACCTCGGCCGCGCCGAGCGGGTCGTCCTCGCCGGCCACCTCGACACCGTGCCGATCGCGGACAACGTGCCCTCCCGGCTCGACGAGAACGGCGTCCTGTGGGGCTGCGGCACCTCCGACATGAAGTCCGGCGTCGCCGTGCAACTGCGCATCGCCGCCACGGTCCCCGCGCCCAACCGCGACCTCACCTTCGTCTTCTACGAGGCCGAGGAGATCGCTGCCGAGTACAACGGTCTGAAGCGCATCGCCGAACAGCACCCCGACTGGCTGGCGGGCGACTTCGCCGTCCTGCTGGAGCCGTCGGGCAACCAGGTCGAGGGCGGCTGCCAGGGCACCCTGCGGGTCGTGCTGCGCACCGCGGGCGAGCGGGCGCACTCCGCGCGCAGCTGGATGGGGTCCAACGCCATCCACGCCGCGGCCCCGATCCTGGAGCGGCTGGCCGCGTACGAGCCGCGCCGCGCCGTCATCGACGGCCTGGAGTACCGCGAGGGCCTGAACGCCGTGCGCATCGAGGGCGGCGTCGCGGGCAACGTCATCCCGGACGAGTGCACGGTCACCGTCAACTTCCGGTACGCGCCCGACCGCAGCGGTGACGAAGCCCTCGCCCACGTACGCGAGGTCTTCGCCGGCTGCGACATCGTCGAGTGGACGGTCGACGACCACTCCACCGCGGCGCTGCCCGGCCTCTCGCACCCCGCGGCCAAGGCCTTCATCGAGGCCGTCGGCGGCACGCCGATGCCCAAGTTCGGCTGGACCGACGTCTCCCGCTTCTCCGCGCTCGGCGTCCCGGCGGTCAACTACGGCCCGGGCGACGCCCTGCTCGCGCACAAGCGGGACGAGCACGTCGTCGCCGCCGACGTGATCCGGTGCGAGGAGCGGCTGCGCGCCTGGCTGGAGGCCTGA
- a CDS encoding TIGR00730 family Rossman fold protein: MADPEAAERETMAAERDQQRLGPVLRRRDQVRAGTTDQRLLDSEGPSEWVHTDPWRVMRIQSEFVEGFGALAELGPAISVFGSARTPRDSPEYEAGVGLGRALVEAGFSVITGGGPGAMEAANKGAHEAGGTSVGLGIELPFEQGMNEYVNLGVDFRYFFVRKTCFVKYARGFVVLPGGLGTLDELFEALTLVQTRKVTRFPIVLFGTEYWGGLVGWLRDTLIAQGKASTRDLDLFHLSDDVDEAVALVTKEVGPGPSR, translated from the coding sequence ATGGCCGATCCTGAGGCAGCCGAGCGCGAGACCATGGCAGCCGAGCGCGATCAGCAGCGACTCGGCCCGGTACTGCGCCGCCGTGACCAGGTGCGAGCAGGGACCACCGACCAGCGGCTGCTGGACTCCGAGGGCCCCTCCGAGTGGGTGCACACCGACCCCTGGCGCGTGATGCGCATCCAGTCGGAGTTCGTCGAGGGCTTCGGCGCGCTGGCCGAACTGGGCCCGGCGATCAGCGTCTTCGGCTCGGCCCGCACGCCCCGCGACTCGCCCGAGTACGAAGCGGGCGTCGGACTGGGGCGGGCCCTCGTGGAGGCCGGCTTCTCGGTCATCACCGGCGGCGGCCCCGGCGCCATGGAGGCCGCCAACAAGGGCGCGCACGAGGCGGGCGGCACATCTGTCGGGCTCGGCATCGAGCTGCCCTTCGAACAGGGCATGAACGAGTACGTCAACCTCGGCGTGGACTTCCGGTACTTCTTCGTGCGCAAGACGTGTTTCGTGAAGTACGCCCGCGGCTTCGTGGTCCTGCCCGGCGGCCTCGGCACCCTCGACGAGCTCTTCGAGGCGCTCACCCTCGTCCAGACCCGCAAGGTCACGCGCTTCCCCATCGTGCTCTTCGGCACGGAGTACTGGGGCGGCCTGGTGGGCTGGCTGCGCGACACCCTCATCGCCCAGGGCAAGGCCTCCACCCGCGACCTGGACCTCTTCCACCTCAGCGACGACGTGGACGAGGCGGTCGCGCTGGTCACGAAGGAAGTGGGGCCGGGGCCCTCCCGGTGA